A region of Moorena producens PAL-8-15-08-1 DNA encodes the following proteins:
- a CDS encoding filamentous hemagglutinin N-terminal domain-containing protein gives MPVPHTETARREIVTGKMPVPHTGSNSFNQMHPFITGVTLTNSAGNSKTESNRPGLSMKCVSFPFAHKANALSSSDDNTNPLIQNLPRDTISLMELGLVGLLEVGSLCLLLASPTLAQITPDSTLGNENSQVTPNQTIRGAVADLIEGGAIRDSNLFHSFIEFNVSNGQRVYFANPDGITNILTRVTGSNLSQILGTLGVNGSANLFLLNPNGINFGANSRLDVAGSFVASTADSAVFDNGFNFSASDPNAPPLLTINIPTGLQYGSNPGSVNVIGATLGIQTGQTMALLGGQVNLNGATLEVPGGRVELGGLSSPGTVALDGATSVSFPDGVQRADVSLTNGSVVDVTNVNGGTIAINGANFDMSASALQAGLTSGGSIPDAVAGNITINAQGNSNLSDRSLIANDIETSAIGNGGNIQLTTRDLTITGGSRVQTVTNSNGASGDIEINANGTIDISGFTEDGLFSGILTRSAVDTSGPGGNITINNRQGNAQGSLKLGNRGFIGTVTNSSSNGGAIALDLNTLVLETGGQIITLTSNLGNAGDITINATESVTISGESRDFVPNPFLDLETFDLNALEFITEPNPNVAESGPGGIPYVSIERTPEQIINGTTVLGAAENQFDYFSFSITTSNSRAIFDIDNGFTGGDGNVDTKIFLFNQGTGELLEVNDDSLTADGAGGSLPVFGSFTTDSLIDTTITSPGVYLLGVGAFPSSATNNELIQRASPQVGDTYTLQVSLENLGTEGVSLPEDPFNPANFNPNVEANSGLFSESRGTGDGGSLTIKTDKLILNNGGRISTDTFDAGGGGNITLNVGSLLEVNNASTFISSIARGSGNAGTIVIDTSQLQAIGGILSTRTLSSGNAGEITITATESVMLSGTTVEERGEIRSDARLGATGQVGRVVVDTPVLQLRNGAQIAVNGGDGDGGSVMVRANLIEAIGTSSDGIFPSAFFTVAEGNGPGGNLTIETERLLVSDGAQFVSRTDGDGDAGNITVYASESVDVIGTNATGTSSSGLFTSGLLIGSTREEIGGNGGELVIETGRLRVAEGGRLQASALGSGDAGSITIRARSVEVSDAFVNFTDTVSGVLVSVDEEATGNGGQLRIDAERLHIFDGGQVIASSLGDGNAGNIILNVNDIEVTGISEDGQFPSRIAAFSEGNSPAGFVTITSNNLRVRDGAEISVSALGNGDNAKAGNLEITAKSILLDGGATLSAEVSAGDNGNIILDSELILMRDRSNITTNAKGTATGGNITITGTDLLLVALENSDITANAVNSFGGQVIINALGIFGTEFREQQTPDSDITASSERGASFSGTVEINAPYSDPSAVLFELPENFVNPKLLVATGCGTDDGNQFTQFGRGGLPTDPTKPLRGQTLWMDLRPLPRHIARRRKNPILGSNASNTANSRRSRIIEANRWIINNDGVVELVADSVQSSPFISWFEPYYCVR, from the coding sequence ATGCCTGTTCCACACACCGAGACAGCCCGCCGGGAAATTGTAACAGGCAAGATGCCTGTTCCACACACCGGCTCAAACAGCTTTAATCAGATGCACCCGTTCATCACAGGTGTGACTCTGACCAACAGTGCCGGGAACTCTAAGACTGAGAGTAATCGGCCAGGTCTGTCCATGAAATGCGTAAGTTTCCCCTTTGCCCACAAAGCTAATGCCTTATCTAGCTCCGACGACAACACTAATCCCCTCATACAAAACCTACCCAGAGATACCATTTCACTAATGGAATTGGGCTTAGTGGGATTGCTAGAAGTTGGAAGTCTATGTTTATTACTCGCCTCACCAACTCTAGCTCAAATCACCCCAGATAGTACCTTGGGCAATGAAAATTCTCAAGTTACTCCTAATCAGACTATCCGTGGTGCAGTAGCGGATTTAATCGAAGGGGGAGCAATACGAGATAGTAACTTATTCCACAGTTTTATCGAATTTAATGTCAGCAATGGTCAACGAGTCTATTTTGCTAATCCCGATGGCATTACTAATATTCTGACTCGTGTCACTGGCAGCAACCTCTCTCAAATTCTCGGGACTTTGGGAGTAAACGGTAGCGCTAATTTATTCTTGCTCAATCCCAATGGTATTAACTTTGGAGCCAATTCTCGCTTAGATGTGGCAGGCTCCTTTGTAGCTAGCACTGCTGATAGTGCGGTATTTGACAATGGTTTCAACTTTAGCGCTAGTGATCCAAACGCCCCACCATTGTTAACTATCAATATTCCCACTGGTTTGCAATATGGTAGCAATCCTGGCTCAGTCAACGTGATCGGAGCTACTTTAGGCATTCAGACAGGGCAAACCATGGCCTTACTTGGGGGTCAAGTAAACCTCAATGGTGCCACCCTTGAAGTGCCAGGGGGACGGGTGGAATTAGGAGGATTATCCAGTCCAGGCACTGTTGCCCTCGATGGCGCAACATCCGTTAGTTTTCCCGATGGAGTCCAACGAGCTGATGTTTCTTTGACTAACGGTTCGGTAGTAGATGTAACTAATGTTAATGGCGGAACTATTGCCATCAATGGTGCTAACTTCGACATGTCAGCCAGTGCGTTACAGGCGGGATTGACTTCAGGAGGATCGATACCAGATGCCGTAGCTGGAAATATTACCATTAACGCTCAAGGTAATAGCAATCTCAGTGATAGGAGTTTGATTGCTAATGATATAGAAACCTCAGCGATAGGCAATGGCGGAAACATACAGCTAACCACTAGGGACCTGACTATCACTGGTGGCTCAAGAGTTCAAACTGTTACCAATAGCAATGGGGCATCAGGAGATATTGAGATTAATGCTAATGGCACCATTGATATCTCTGGTTTCACTGAGGATGGGTTATTTAGTGGTATCTTGACTCGTTCCGCTGTTGACACCAGTGGCCCGGGTGGCAACATTACCATTAACAATCGCCAAGGGAATGCCCAAGGGTCACTGAAACTAGGTAATCGGGGATTTATCGGTACAGTAACCAACAGTAGTAGTAATGGCGGTGCGATCGCACTGGATCTCAATACCTTAGTCTTGGAAACTGGCGGACAGATTATCACCCTTACCAGCAACTTAGGCAATGCTGGAGATATCACCATTAACGCTACCGAAAGTGTGACTATATCTGGGGAAAGTCGGGATTTTGTCCCTAATCCTTTCTTAGACTTAGAAACCTTTGACTTAAATGCTCTGGAGTTTATTACTGAACCGAATCCCAACGTGGCGGAATCTGGTCCTGGGGGAATTCCCTATGTTTCCATTGAACGGACTCCAGAACAGATTATTAATGGCACCACCGTATTGGGGGCAGCCGAAAATCAATTCGATTACTTCTCCTTTAGTATCACTACTAGCAACAGTCGAGCTATTTTCGACATCGACAATGGCTTTACAGGGGGAGACGGCAACGTAGATACCAAGATTTTCCTGTTTAATCAAGGTACAGGAGAATTATTAGAGGTCAATGACGATTCTTTGACCGCTGATGGTGCCGGTGGAAGTTTACCAGTCTTTGGCAGTTTCACCACAGACTCCTTAATTGATACCACTATCACCTCCCCAGGGGTTTACTTACTCGGAGTCGGTGCCTTCCCCTCTAGTGCTACTAATAATGAATTGATCCAGCGCGCAAGCCCACAAGTGGGGGACACTTACACCTTGCAAGTGTCTTTAGAAAACCTGGGCACGGAGGGAGTTTCGTTACCGGAAGACCCTTTTAATCCAGCTAACTTTAATCCGAATGTGGAAGCCAACAGCGGCTTATTTTCGGAATCGAGAGGCACAGGGGATGGTGGCAGCTTAACGATTAAGACTGACAAATTGATACTCAACAATGGTGGCAGAATTTCCACCGATACCTTTGATGCTGGTGGTGGTGGCAATATTACCTTAAATGTGGGCTCATTGCTGGAAGTGAATAATGCATCAACCTTCATCTCAAGCATTGCCCGGGGTAGTGGCAATGCCGGCACAATCGTGATTGATACCTCACAATTGCAGGCGATCGGGGGTATTCTCAGTACCAGGACCTTGAGCTCCGGTAATGCTGGTGAGATTACCATTACCGCGACAGAATCTGTGATGCTCTCAGGTACAACCGTTGAAGAGCGTGGGGAGATCCGAAGCGACGCCAGACTTGGAGCAACTGGCCAGGTCGGGAGGGTGGTTGTTGACACTCCAGTTTTGCAGTTGCGTAATGGCGCTCAGATCGCTGTTAATGGCGGTGATGGGGATGGGGGCAGTGTAATGGTTAGAGCTAATTTGATCGAAGCGATAGGTACGTCATCTGATGGTATATTTCCCAGCGCCTTTTTTACAGTTGCAGAGGGCAACGGCCCTGGCGGCAATTTAACCATTGAAACCGAGCGTTTGCTTGTTAGTGATGGAGCACAATTCGTCTCTCGTACCGATGGAGATGGGGATGCCGGAAATATCACAGTGTACGCCTCCGAGTCCGTAGATGTGATTGGCACTAATGCTACTGGTACAAGCTCTAGCGGCCTATTCACCAGTGGACTCCTTATTGGTAGTACTAGGGAGGAAATTGGTGGGAATGGGGGCGAGCTAGTGATTGAAACTGGGCGTTTGCGAGTGGCAGAAGGGGGACGTCTCCAAGCCTCTGCCCTGGGTTCTGGGGATGCTGGCAGTATTACCATTCGAGCAAGGTCGGTGGAGGTCAGTGATGCTTTTGTCAATTTTACTGACACTGTCAGTGGTGTCTTGGTTTCCGTGGATGAAGAAGCCACTGGCAATGGCGGTCAATTAAGGATAGATGCAGAACGGTTGCACATCTTCGATGGTGGACAGGTGATTGCTTCTAGCTTAGGGGATGGTAACGCTGGGAATATCATCCTCAATGTTAATGACATAGAGGTCACTGGCATTTCAGAGGACGGTCAGTTTCCTAGTCGCATTGCTGCCTTCTCAGAAGGTAACTCCCCTGCTGGTTTCGTGACCATTACCAGCAATAACTTGAGAGTTCGTGATGGTGCTGAAATTTCCGTCAGTGCTCTTGGTAATGGGGATAATGCCAAGGCTGGTAATCTCGAGATTACTGCTAAATCGATTCTATTAGACGGGGGCGCTACCCTTTCTGCAGAAGTCAGTGCTGGGGATAACGGCAATATTATCCTGGATTCTGAGCTAATCCTGATGCGCGATCGCAGTAACATTACTACCAATGCGAAAGGTACTGCCACTGGCGGTAACATTACTATTACTGGTACTGACTTGCTACTAGTTGCCCTCGAAAATAGCGATATCACGGCCAATGCTGTAAATAGCTTTGGGGGACAAGTGATTATCAATGCTTTAGGCATTTTTGGCACTGAATTTAGAGAACAACAAACCCCCGACAGTGATATTACCGCCTCTTCCGAACGGGGAGCTTCCTTTAGCGGTACCGTCGAAATTAATGCACCATACTCCGACCCTAGTGCTGTATTATTCGAGCTACCAGAAAATTTTGTTAATCCCAAACTGCTAGTTGCCACTGGTTGCGGTACTGATGATGGCAATCAATTTACCCAATTTGGGCGGGGTGGCTTACCCACAGACCCCACTAAACCGCTTCGGGGTCAAACCCTGTGGATGGATTTACGTCCATTACCTCGCCATATCGCTCGCCGCCGGAAAAATCCTATCTTAGGTTCTAATGCTTCCAATACAGCTAACTCGCGTCGGTCTAGAATTATTGAAGCTAATCGCTGGATTATTAATAACGACGGAGTGGTCGAGTTAGTGGCGGATTCAGTTCAGTCGAGTCCCTTCATTTCCTGGTTTGAACCTTATTATTGCGTACGGTAA
- a CDS encoding translocation/assembly module TamB, with protein sequence MLMVMILVSGIGGGSLFAWYFIQKQLAPTVEKNLSSFLNRKVNVGPVEGFSLNGVRFGSTEIPATPTDPDNLVTEAVKVTYNPVKFLFTRTLELDVTLVEPNIYVEQDKDLTWVSTAFTQTAQDSVFKVDPKVVRWRDADVVVVPRSQVGIKEPPMIFTEVRGKSKFLDGGQLIRFDVNSQPLSGGNLKVKGDYHLSQEETDLHLDVDNVSAAEVSKVLLIPLKLQGGKLGGNLRIQRNNAEQPWQYWGTISFSDTIARLEPLPQLFTQSKGKLNFRGSKIWLDNITSRFGQVPAQIGGMLDIESGYKLRATSEPVQIQQYAQTFGIKELPVTTLGKAQATFQVTGPIDNPIVIGEAFTTTPATLDQVNFSSITADFSVINTELAIRNLQATPTVGGLVTGKGDIKFMDQGGAVFDLKAVNVPANAIAKQYGFNLPIPLGRIYGRTQIFSPLDKPENFRATGYANLPIGDGILRATNFQVGAGSWQGLVEAKNISVAPIIKTLPAPSLPPEFSGPFNGQFNLSGRLDSFEPETLRARGYGSVTVDGGTLRATNVKLINGGFSTLVQASDIPLQALAPVPSEFKGPISGELTISGNVKSFSPSTITASGSGSLDVAAGTIKADAIAIANGKFQAQVLASNLQLGRLGPIPPQFDGPASGEFTISGNVDSVSPSTITANGSGSLDVAGGTIKADAIAIAKGNFKAQVLASNVELGRLGPIPSQFNGPASGEFTISGNLDSVSPSTITASGSGSLDLAGGSIKADAVDIANGNFKTQVLASNLQLGRLGPIPSQFDGPASGEFTISGNLDSVSPSTITASGSGTLDLEGGRIQASQIGIANGNFQAKVETSNLDLGGLVPVPPQFNGPLAGNVTVSGNLTNLTIDAIQGKGSGQLKVAGGQLLGTAEFSNGKFQGVFQPTNLQLWEINPDLRGRLNGSVNISAPLLLTPDTALSAIQAKGKLNFSEGISILERSLATSFDWNGQKLEIKEATADGFNANGFVNLNPGSEGLQAIKRFDFQVQAEDLNLQRLPADLPYAFNLGGLVGFNGRIAGTPKAPTINGDLRLRYFFAGPLEFESLLTGRVSIAPESGVNLQLAGNQDKLEVVLNPNYQPVSFLVQYQDKTATGIRSGDELQMTVENFPINTIKSLALSSGMVDGKKLEPWLSKPLAGDISGQIGLNLKTFGSSGQIAIANPIFDNLRGNRLKGFFQYQNGTITLTDGLFQKGDSQYSFAANVTPTPNGPEFKGQLQAKLGEIQDILTTLQLFEITDLGRGLQGPVYGTATDLTVTGVGNPQNALKKPLRRMSEIVTLLNRQRQQRQESLLLPELSEMNGGFTGSISMEGSLKDGIRAKFNFQGENWQWGSYKAQTIIAQGNFEEGVLNLLPVQVKSGQSLATLSGSIGEKGPSGQLKLKNVPVSLIREVFNFPSSVGYGGFVDATADFYGSLSNPQARGAISVVDASLNQTPLESIKGSFSYNNARLNVFAQSFLTKESEPLTVNAKIPYKLPFAEVEPENRQVSVQLTVQNEGLARLNMLTNQQITWVDGKGLVDLDISGTFDQDQDWLQQLEQLTVIGNINVEDATIAAQSLPEPLTEVNGKIRFNFNRMEIVDTLQGNFGGGKLVAVGNLPLRDLPRPLENPLTVDLNQLAINLKGIYSGGVKGKTIITGTLFNPSIGGYIELFDGQVPISESQTAPIGSSGSAGDELIEFNNLKLTLGKNILVRQLPVLDFLASGTLLINGDMSDIRPEGTIQLLRGQVNLFTTQFRLDKKYNNNARFVAALGRDPELDVQMVASVIESRKQPITSETFANEISDSPTNFGSTETIRVQAKVKGLASQLFDRVELNSMPKRSEGEIVALLGGGFVDTLGRGNTTLGLANLAGSALLSNVSNLIGDAAGLDEFRIFPTTVTDDNRRTDRLEIGAEAGINITNNLSFSLLKVLTTDQPIQYNLRYRVNEEILLRGASNFSDDTKIIFEYENRF encoded by the coding sequence ATGCTAATGGTCATGATTCTAGTTTCTGGGATAGGGGGTGGAAGCCTTTTTGCTTGGTATTTCATCCAGAAGCAATTAGCACCAACGGTAGAGAAAAATTTATCTAGCTTTCTTAACCGGAAAGTCAATGTCGGACCAGTGGAGGGCTTTTCCCTAAATGGTGTACGGTTTGGTTCTACGGAAATACCAGCTACCCCTACCGATCCCGATAATCTTGTCACGGAGGCAGTGAAGGTCACCTATAACCCAGTTAAATTCCTGTTTACCAGAACCCTAGAACTGGATGTAACCCTAGTTGAACCTAATATATATGTTGAACAGGACAAAGATTTAACCTGGGTGTCTACAGCATTTACACAAACTGCCCAAGATTCGGTTTTTAAGGTAGACCCAAAGGTGGTGCGGTGGCGGGATGCGGATGTGGTGGTGGTGCCAAGATCTCAAGTGGGAATCAAAGAACCACCGATGATATTTACTGAAGTTAGGGGGAAAAGTAAATTTCTCGACGGAGGTCAGCTGATTCGCTTTGATGTAAATAGTCAGCCGTTAAGTGGGGGAAATTTAAAGGTTAAGGGAGATTACCACCTCTCTCAAGAAGAAACTGACTTGCACCTTGATGTCGATAACGTGAGTGCAGCAGAGGTTAGTAAAGTACTTCTGATTCCCCTGAAGCTTCAAGGGGGTAAACTGGGTGGCAACCTGAGAATACAACGGAATAATGCTGAACAGCCTTGGCAGTATTGGGGTACGATTAGCTTTTCCGACACCATCGCTCGCTTAGAACCCTTGCCCCAACTGTTCACTCAAAGCAAAGGTAAGCTGAACTTTCGAGGGAGTAAGATTTGGCTCGATAACATAACTAGCCGATTCGGTCAAGTACCTGCCCAAATTGGGGGAATGCTGGATATTGAGTCGGGCTACAAGCTCAGAGCAACAAGCGAACCGGTTCAGATACAGCAGTATGCACAGACCTTTGGGATCAAAGAGCTACCAGTAACTACTTTAGGTAAAGCACAGGCTACGTTTCAGGTAACTGGACCTATTGACAACCCGATTGTGATTGGAGAGGCCTTTACCACCACTCCCGCCACCCTTGACCAGGTGAACTTCAGCTCTATTACTGCTGACTTTAGCGTTATTAATACTGAGCTGGCCATTAGAAACTTGCAGGCAACACCAACAGTGGGTGGCTTAGTCACAGGGAAGGGGGATATCAAATTTATGGATCAGGGGGGGGCCGTATTTGATCTCAAAGCTGTGAATGTGCCAGCGAATGCGATCGCAAAACAGTATGGATTTAATCTACCCATTCCTCTGGGTCGAATTTATGGCAGAACCCAGATCTTTTCTCCCCTGGACAAGCCCGAGAATTTTCGTGCCACTGGTTATGCTAATCTGCCCATCGGTGATGGTATTCTCAGAGCTACTAATTTTCAAGTGGGGGCTGGAAGCTGGCAGGGGTTAGTAGAAGCTAAGAATATTTCCGTGGCACCAATCATCAAAACCTTGCCTGCACCATCTCTACCGCCAGAGTTCTCTGGACCGTTCAATGGTCAATTTAATCTGTCCGGTCGCCTTGATTCTTTCGAGCCAGAAACCCTCCGTGCCAGGGGTTACGGCAGCGTAACAGTTGATGGTGGTACCTTGCGTGCTACTAATGTAAAACTGATCAATGGTGGTTTTTCTACCCTAGTCCAAGCCTCTGATATTCCTCTACAAGCCTTAGCACCAGTACCTTCTGAATTTAAAGGTCCCATCTCAGGGGAGTTGACTATCTCAGGGAATGTAAAGTCTTTTAGTCCTAGCACGATTACCGCTAGTGGGTCTGGTAGTTTAGATGTCGCAGCAGGGACTATTAAAGCTGATGCGATCGCGATCGCTAATGGCAAGTTCCAAGCTCAAGTACTCGCATCCAATCTCCAGTTAGGCCGTCTCGGACCAATACCCCCCCAATTCGACGGTCCAGCATCCGGGGAGTTTACCATCTCAGGCAATGTCGATTCGGTAAGTCCTAGTACGATTACCGCTAATGGTTCCGGTAGTTTAGATGTCGCAGGAGGAACCATTAAAGCTGATGCGATCGCGATCGCTAAAGGCAACTTCAAAGCTCAAGTCCTAGCATCCAATGTCGAGTTAGGTCGTCTTGGACCAATACCATCGCAATTCAACGGTCCAGCCTCTGGGGAGTTTACCATCTCAGGGAATCTAGATTCGGTAAGTCCTAGCACCATTACTGCTAGTGGGTCTGGTAGCTTAGACCTAGCAGGAGGAAGCATTAAAGCTGATGCAGTCGATATCGCTAATGGCAACTTCAAAACTCAAGTACTTGCATCCAATCTCCAGTTAGGTCGTCTCGGACCAATACCATCGCAATTCGACGGTCCAGCCTCTGGGGAGTTTACCATCTCAGGGAATCTAGATTCGGTAAGTCCTAGCACCATTACTGCTAGTGGGTCTGGTACTTTAGATTTGGAAGGGGGTAGAATTCAGGCTTCTCAAATCGGTATTGCTAATGGTAACTTCCAGGCCAAGGTAGAAACCTCTAACCTTGACTTGGGTGGTCTTGTTCCGGTCCCGCCCCAATTCAATGGCCCTCTTGCTGGTAATGTCACTGTCTCTGGAAATCTAACTAATTTAACCATTGACGCCATTCAGGGCAAAGGGTCTGGACAACTGAAGGTTGCTGGTGGTCAATTACTAGGAACAGCTGAGTTTAGCAATGGTAAATTTCAGGGGGTTTTCCAGCCTACTAATCTCCAGTTGTGGGAGATTAATCCCGATTTACGAGGACGTCTCAATGGCAGTGTCAATATTTCTGCTCCCTTGCTATTGACACCAGATACAGCTCTATCAGCAATCCAAGCTAAGGGTAAGCTGAATTTTAGTGAAGGCATTTCTATACTTGAGCGTTCCCTAGCCACATCCTTTGACTGGAATGGTCAAAAGCTAGAGATTAAAGAAGCCACAGCTGACGGATTCAATGCTAATGGTTTTGTCAATCTAAACCCAGGGAGTGAGGGTTTACAAGCAATTAAGAGGTTTGATTTTCAGGTACAAGCAGAGGATTTGAATTTGCAACGATTACCTGCTGACCTACCTTATGCCTTCAATTTAGGAGGCTTAGTCGGTTTTAACGGTCGCATTGCTGGTACTCCTAAAGCTCCGACAATTAACGGTGACTTAAGACTGCGCTACTTTTTTGCTGGTCCTCTGGAGTTTGAATCCCTACTGACAGGTCGAGTGAGTATAGCACCAGAGTCAGGGGTAAATCTTCAGCTAGCAGGGAATCAAGACAAACTGGAGGTTGTGCTAAACCCCAATTACCAACCCGTATCCTTTTTGGTGCAGTATCAGGACAAAACCGCTACTGGGATTCGGTCAGGGGATGAGCTACAAATGACCGTGGAGAATTTTCCGATCAATACCATTAAGAGTCTGGCCTTGAGTAGTGGTATGGTAGACGGTAAAAAACTCGAACCATGGTTAAGCAAACCCTTGGCGGGAGATATATCTGGGCAGATTGGTCTCAACCTCAAGACCTTTGGATCATCCGGTCAAATTGCGATCGCAAATCCCATCTTTGACAACCTCAGAGGTAATCGGTTAAAAGGCTTTTTCCAATACCAGAACGGGACGATTACTCTGACCGATGGCTTGTTTCAAAAAGGTGATAGTCAATACTCATTTGCTGCCAACGTAACCCCAACCCCCAATGGCCCAGAATTTAAAGGGCAACTCCAGGCTAAGCTCGGAGAAATCCAGGATATTCTAACTACCCTACAACTATTTGAGATAACTGACCTAGGTCGAGGCTTGCAAGGGCCCGTCTACGGCACAGCCACTGATCTGACCGTTACTGGAGTAGGTAATCCACAAAATGCTCTCAAAAAACCCCTGCGGCGGATGTCAGAAATAGTCACCCTCCTAAACAGACAACGGCAGCAGCGTCAAGAGAGCTTACTGTTACCAGAGCTTAGCGAGATGAATGGTGGTTTTACTGGCAGTATCAGTATGGAAGGTTCACTCAAAGATGGCATCCGTGCAAAATTTAATTTCCAAGGGGAAAACTGGCAGTGGGGTTCCTATAAAGCTCAGACAATTATTGCCCAAGGGAATTTTGAAGAAGGGGTACTGAATCTTTTACCTGTGCAGGTTAAATCGGGTCAGAGCCTAGCCACCTTGTCCGGTAGTATCGGTGAAAAAGGGCCATCGGGTCAGCTCAAGCTAAAGAACGTCCCGGTTTCCCTGATTAGAGAAGTGTTCAACTTTCCGAGCTCTGTTGGTTACGGAGGATTTGTTGATGCCACAGCGGACTTTTATGGAAGTCTAAGCAATCCCCAAGCTAGGGGAGCAATATCCGTAGTGGATGCCAGTTTAAACCAAACACCCCTAGAATCCATCAAAGGCAGCTTTAGTTACAACAATGCGCGGTTGAACGTCTTTGCCCAAAGTTTTCTGACCAAAGAATCTGAACCCCTAACTGTAAATGCCAAAATCCCCTACAAGTTACCCTTTGCCGAAGTAGAGCCAGAAAATCGGCAAGTCAGTGTACAACTGACGGTTCAAAACGAAGGACTTGCCCGATTGAACATGCTTACCAATCAACAAATCACTTGGGTTGATGGTAAAGGACTAGTAGATTTAGATATTTCCGGTACCTTTGACCAAGACCAAGATTGGCTACAGCAACTGGAGCAACTTACCGTTATTGGTAACATTAATGTAGAAGACGCTACCATTGCTGCCCAATCCCTACCCGAACCCCTAACAGAGGTCAATGGCAAAATCCGGTTTAACTTCAACCGGATGGAAATTGTAGACACCTTACAAGGGAATTTTGGTGGTGGTAAATTAGTAGCGGTAGGGAATTTGCCCTTGCGAGACCTACCTAGACCCTTAGAGAATCCCCTCACCGTTGACCTGAATCAACTCGCCATCAATCTCAAAGGGATTTACAGTGGTGGTGTTAAAGGTAAGACTATTATTACTGGGACTCTATTTAATCCTAGCATTGGTGGTTACATCGAATTGTTTGATGGTCAAGTACCCATCTCTGAATCTCAAACTGCCCCGATCGGGAGTAGCGGATCGGCTGGTGATGAACTAATCGAGTTCAATAACTTAAAGTTAACCTTAGGTAAAAATATCCTAGTTCGACAGCTACCAGTATTAGATTTTCTCGCCAGCGGTACCCTTCTAATTAATGGCGACATGAGTGATATTAGACCGGAAGGAACCATTCAGCTGCTGCGCGGTCAGGTGAATCTCTTTACCACCCAGTTTCGCCTTGATAAAAAGTACAACAATAATGCCCGATTTGTAGCAGCTCTTGGTAGAGACCCAGAGTTAGATGTGCAGATGGTGGCATCAGTAATTGAGTCTCGGAAACAACCCATTACCAGTGAAACCTTTGCTAATGAAATTAGCGATAGCCCAACTAATTTTGGCAGTACAGAAACTATTCGGGTTCAAGCCAAAGTAAAAGGGCTAGCAAGTCAGCTCTTTGACCGAGTGGAACTTAATAGTATGCCAAAACGTAGTGAAGGGGAAATTGTTGCCCTATTAGGGGGTGGCTTTGTGGATACCTTGGGTCGAGGCAATACTACCTTGGGTTTGGCCAACTTAGCTGGGTCAGCACTATTGAGTAATGTCAGCAACCTGATTGGTGATGCCGCAGGATTAGATGAATTTCGCATTTTCCCTACTACAGTTACAGATGATAATAGGCGCACTGATCGCTTAGAGATAGGTGCTGAAGCAGGAATTAATATTACTAATAATTTATCATTTTCGTTGTTAAAAGTGTTAACTACTGATCAGCCAATTCAGTACAACTTGCGCTATCGAGTTAATGAAGAAATTCTGCTACGGGGTGCTAGCAATTTTTCAGACGATACTAAGATAATTTTCGAGTATGAAAATCGATTTTAA